One genomic segment of Paenibacillus durus includes these proteins:
- the pdxS gene encoding pyridoxal 5'-phosphate synthase lyase subunit PdxS has translation METGTSRVKRGMAEMQKGGVIMDVMNAEQAKIAEAAGAVAVMALERVPSDIRAAGGVARMADPTIVEEVIKVVSIPVMAKARIGHYVEAKVLESLGVDYLDESEVLTPADEVFHIDKREFTVPFVCGAKDLGEALRRISEGASMIRTKGEPGTGNIVEAVRHMRYINSQIRKVQNLSKDELYAEAKNLGVSYDLLLEVHELGKLPVVNFAAGGVATPADAALMMHLGADGVFVGSGIFKSDNPEKFARAIVEATTHYTDYKLIAEVSKNLGTPMKGIDIATLTAAERMSERGW, from the coding sequence GAGCAGGCAAAAATTGCCGAAGCCGCAGGCGCTGTGGCTGTAATGGCACTGGAGCGTGTACCTTCTGATATTCGTGCGGCAGGCGGCGTAGCCCGTATGGCCGATCCTACCATCGTGGAAGAGGTCATCAAGGTTGTAAGCATTCCCGTTATGGCAAAGGCCCGTATCGGCCACTATGTAGAAGCAAAGGTGCTGGAATCCCTGGGTGTTGACTACTTGGACGAAAGTGAAGTGCTGACGCCGGCGGATGAAGTGTTCCATATTGACAAACGTGAATTCACCGTGCCTTTCGTTTGCGGAGCGAAGGATCTGGGAGAAGCGCTGCGCCGCATCAGCGAAGGCGCGTCCATGATCCGTACCAAGGGCGAGCCGGGAACCGGCAACATCGTAGAAGCGGTGCGCCATATGCGTTATATCAACAGCCAAATCCGCAAGGTTCAAAATTTGTCGAAGGACGAGCTGTATGCCGAAGCCAAAAATCTTGGCGTGTCTTATGACCTGCTGCTTGAAGTTCATGAGCTCGGCAAGCTGCCTGTCGTTAACTTTGCTGCCGGCGGTGTGGCTACTCCGGCCGATGCCGCACTGATGATGCATCTGGGGGCAGACGGCGTATTCGTAGGCTCCGGTATTTTCAAATCGGACAACCCTGAGAAATTCGCCCGGGCTATTGTTGAGGCGACTACTCACTACACGGATTATAAGCTGATCGCTGAAGTGTCCAAGAACCTTGGTACGCCGATGAAAGGCATTGATATTGCAACTCTGACCGCTGCCGAACGGATGTCCGAGCGCGGCTGGTAA
- the pdxT gene encoding pyridoxal 5'-phosphate synthase glutaminase subunit PdxT translates to MKIGVLALQGAVTEHIASIGKTGAEGTPIKRVEELAEVDGLIIPGGESTTIGKLMRKYGFIDAIREFAGEGKPIFGTCAGLIVLAKEITGGEPAHLELMNITVARNAFGRQRESFECDLDVKGIEEPIRAVFIRAPLIEKVGPGVEVLSVYNGEIVTAREGNLLVSSFHPELTDDYRLHQYFADMVQTTRTAEQ, encoded by the coding sequence ATGAAGATAGGTGTATTAGCGCTTCAGGGCGCTGTAACAGAACATATTGCGAGCATCGGCAAGACGGGAGCCGAAGGAACGCCAATCAAGCGTGTTGAGGAGCTGGCCGAGGTGGATGGACTGATCATCCCTGGAGGCGAGAGCACGACCATCGGCAAGCTGATGCGTAAATACGGCTTTATTGATGCGATTCGCGAGTTTGCAGGCGAGGGCAAGCCGATCTTCGGCACCTGTGCCGGACTTATTGTACTGGCCAAAGAAATTACGGGCGGAGAGCCAGCGCATCTTGAGCTGATGAACATTACCGTGGCGCGGAATGCCTTTGGAAGACAGCGGGAGAGCTTTGAATGTGATCTGGATGTAAAAGGGATCGAGGAGCCGATTCGGGCGGTATTCATTCGGGCTCCGCTCATTGAGAAGGTGGGCCCGGGCGTTGAGGTGCTGTCAGTCTATAACGGAGAGATTGTTACCGCGCGCGAGGGCAACCTGCTCGTATCTTCTTTTCACCCGGAATTAACGGATGATTACCGGCTTCACCAGTACTTTGCGGATATGGTGCAGACCACCCGGACAGCCGAACAATAG